One Campylobacter concisus DNA window includes the following coding sequences:
- the rpe gene encoding ribulose-phosphate 3-epimerase translates to MYVAPSILSADFGNLAAEIRAICEAGCDLVHVDVMDGHFVPNLTIGPVVVSAVAKAATKPLDIHLMVENNSFFADLFLPLKPKFLTFHIEEEKHPMRLIDHIRKNGVSPGIVLNPHTPVSAIEHIIDEVDMVLLMSVNPGFGGQKFMPVVLEKTRALRELIERKNAKCLIEVDGGVNGLNAPDLEEAGADVLVAGSYIFSSNSYEQAIRAIKLEF, encoded by the coding sequence ATGTACGTTGCACCTAGTATTTTGTCGGCTGATTTTGGAAATTTAGCAGCTGAGATAAGAGCCATTTGCGAGGCTGGGTGCGATCTGGTGCATGTTGATGTTATGGATGGGCATTTTGTGCCAAATTTAACCATTGGACCAGTCGTGGTAAGTGCCGTTGCAAAGGCTGCTACAAAGCCACTTGATATACATTTGATGGTTGAAAATAACTCATTTTTTGCTGACCTTTTCTTGCCGCTAAAGCCAAAATTTTTAACCTTTCACATAGAAGAAGAGAAGCATCCAATGAGGCTCATCGATCACATCAGAAAAAATGGCGTTAGCCCTGGCATCGTGCTAAATCCGCACACGCCAGTTAGTGCGATTGAGCATATCATCGATGAAGTCGATATGGTGCTTTTAATGAGCGTAAATCCCGGCTTTGGTGGTCAGAAATTTATGCCAGTCGTGCTTGAGAAAACAAGGGCACTAAGAGAGCTAATAGAGCGCAAAAATGCCAAGTGCCTCATCGAAGTAGATGGTGGAGTAAACGGACTAAATGCGCCTGATCTTGAAGAGGCCGGGGCTGATGTCTTGGTGGCTGGCAGCTATATCTTTTCATCAAATTCATACGAACAAGCCATTCGCGCCATAAAGCTTGAGTTTTGA
- the mgtE gene encoding magnesium transporter: MSQELEEAKELIDQHLDENLEDGELSPYELAQHLKTLKKHDEELFAKYLEKLDPEILGDVAIELPDHMLKDVIDTLPAEKIVEALEELESDDATDLLQYIEDIDEDKARELFNELDKENQNEILRLRSYDEDRAGAHMQTELFSAHLEEKLGSAVARLRQEKQEGKLENVSQLFIIDKNSVLQYAIPLEDLILFDFTKTLKQNIESTQIDHYKPHMANDMDLMQDVADMFQEYDLNVIAVTSSTGILLGRITYDDIHDYIQESATEQIYNLAGVDDESEEDDTLFKAGRGRAVWLGINLLTALFSSSIIGLFDETIAAYVALAVLMPIVASMGGNTGTQALAVTVRRLALGEIEFKDAKSVLKREVTISLVNGLIFGAIMGVIAAVWFDKGMLGVVIGLSMVTNLFFAGFFGTIIPLTLRRFNIDPAVGSAVILTTFTDAIGFFSFLGLAKWILL; this comes from the coding sequence TTGAGCCAAGAACTAGAAGAAGCAAAAGAGCTGATAGATCAGCACTTAGATGAAAATTTAGAAGACGGCGAGCTCTCTCCTTACGAGCTAGCCCAGCATCTTAAAACACTTAAAAAGCATGACGAGGAGCTTTTTGCCAAGTACCTTGAAAAGCTAGATCCTGAAATTTTGGGTGATGTGGCGATAGAGTTACCTGATCACATGCTAAAAGACGTGATCGATACGCTCCCAGCTGAAAAGATCGTAGAAGCGCTCGAAGAGCTAGAGAGTGACGATGCTACCGACCTACTCCAATACATCGAAGATATCGATGAAGACAAAGCTAGAGAGCTTTTTAACGAGCTAGATAAAGAAAATCAAAACGAAATTTTAAGACTTAGAAGCTACGATGAGGATAGAGCTGGTGCGCACATGCAAACAGAGCTATTTTCAGCTCATCTTGAAGAGAAGCTTGGCAGCGCAGTTGCAAGACTAAGACAAGAGAAGCAAGAAGGCAAACTAGAAAACGTCTCACAGCTTTTCATCATAGATAAAAATAGTGTCTTGCAATACGCCATCCCGCTTGAAGATCTCATCCTATTTGACTTTACAAAGACGCTAAAACAAAATATCGAATCAACCCAGATCGACCACTACAAGCCTCACATGGCAAACGATATGGATCTCATGCAAGATGTCGCTGATATGTTTCAAGAGTACGATCTAAACGTTATCGCAGTTACAAGTAGCACTGGAATTTTGCTAGGTCGTATCACGTATGATGATATCCACGACTACATCCAAGAGAGCGCTACAGAGCAAATTTATAACCTAGCTGGCGTTGATGACGAGTCAGAAGAGGACGATACGCTATTTAAAGCGGGTCGTGGCCGTGCGGTTTGGCTTGGCATAAATTTACTAACAGCACTTTTTAGCTCATCTATCATCGGACTTTTTGACGAGACGATCGCAGCTTACGTCGCACTTGCCGTGCTTATGCCAATAGTTGCTTCAATGGGTGGCAACACTGGCACGCAAGCACTTGCCGTTACGGTTCGTCGTTTGGCACTTGGCGAGATAGAATTTAAAGATGCAAAGAGCGTTTTAAAGCGTGAGGTGACGATCTCACTTGTAAATGGCCTCATCTTTGGCGCTATCATGGGCGTCATCGCCGCTGTTTGGTTTGACAAAGGTATGCTTGGCGTGGTTATTGGCCTTAGTATGGTTACAAATTTATTCTTTGCTGGCTTTTTTGGCACGATCATACCTTTGACGCTAAGGCGCTTTAACATCGATCCTGCCGTTGGCTCAGCGGTCATTCTTACTACATTTACCGATGCGATAGGATTTTTTAGCTTTTTAGGACTTGCAAAATGGATACTACTATAA
- a CDS encoding prephenate dehydrogenase, whose translation MKVTFEGSLAIVRPFGFLEVNITPSSIKKAEVEQICARQISAILLSLKNVTFFSPLWLNSTCEHLSSIAREIGAEFAVCDYDDTFYELVAKTSKNILRFSLFENEKVATLFLNDTLADSSEAIVIYNKNEQYKDYINSLLEQKCYKCKFVKSVEEFNAAKQAYKYTISILNHIVLGKKEFSTFVRGDVVIYKAAGLIDSSFVQKFDYKFHERLQKVGFKFFVFWSDSVGALNTIGASFLIKLSELSQKSGAIVAICGLNEGNISETLASNLKAAKILLYKKMDDFFKDDSTLYFKKRLIDIEPTKMNKNLVEFLPLVISSVTDVLSPLIESEILCLDAKISNFNVEGENDYLRACVLFYGDVQMRILLGVKKDKLGKICSIFSDNGDLECGCLSGFSQIFSIIASKIIAIFIERELKVKMSAFKIYENEMFFDRASSGILATLNSKESQTGVIFVSK comes from the coding sequence ATGAAAGTAACTTTTGAGGGCTCTTTAGCCATAGTTAGGCCATTTGGATTTTTAGAGGTTAATATCACTCCTTCAAGCATCAAAAAGGCCGAAGTAGAGCAAATTTGCGCAAGGCAGATAAGTGCTATTTTGCTTTCATTAAAAAATGTCACATTTTTTAGTCCTCTTTGGCTAAATAGCACATGCGAGCATCTATCAAGCATCGCCAGAGAAATAGGCGCTGAGTTTGCAGTCTGCGACTATGACGATACTTTTTATGAGCTTGTCGCAAAGACTTCAAAAAATATTTTGAGATTTTCACTCTTTGAAAATGAAAAAGTTGCGACGCTATTTTTAAACGATACTTTAGCAGATAGCAGCGAAGCCATTGTGATTTATAACAAAAACGAGCAGTACAAAGACTACATCAACTCGCTTTTGGAGCAAAAGTGTTACAAGTGTAAATTTGTAAAAAGCGTAGAAGAATTTAACGCTGCCAAACAAGCTTACAAATACACCATTAGCATCCTAAATCACATCGTTTTAGGCAAAAAAGAGTTTAGCACCTTTGTAAGAGGCGACGTTGTCATTTATAAGGCAGCAGGGCTTATAGATAGCTCTTTTGTGCAGAAATTTGACTATAAATTTCACGAAAGGTTGCAAAAGGTAGGCTTTAAATTCTTTGTTTTTTGGTCTGATTCGGTTGGCGCTTTAAATACCATAGGCGCTAGTTTTTTGATAAAGCTATCTGAGCTGAGCCAAAAAAGTGGCGCTATAGTGGCAATTTGTGGCTTAAATGAGGGCAACATCTCAGAGACACTTGCATCAAATTTAAAAGCGGCAAAGATACTTTTATATAAAAAGATGGATGACTTTTTCAAAGATGACTCGACGCTTTATTTTAAAAAGCGCCTTATCGACATTGAGCCTACAAAGATGAATAAAAACTTGGTTGAGTTTTTGCCACTTGTGATTTCAAGTGTCACAGACGTGCTCTCGCCTTTGATAGAGAGTGAAATTTTATGCCTTGATGCGAAGATCAGCAACTTTAATGTAGAGGGCGAAAATGACTATTTGAGGGCTTGCGTGCTCTTTTATGGCGACGTACAGATGAGAATTTTGCTTGGTGTTAAAAAGGACAAGCTTGGTAAAATTTGCTCTATTTTTTCAGATAATGGCGATCTAGAGTGTGGCTGTTTAAGCGGATTTTCGCAAATTTTTAGTATCATTGCAAGCAAAATTATAGCCATTTTCATAGAGAGAGAGCTCAAGGTAAAAATGAGCGCTTTTAAAATTTATGAAAATGAGATGTTTTTTGACAGAGCTAGCAGTGGAATTTTAGCCACATTAAATTCAAAAGAGAGCCAAACTGGCGTGATATTTGTGAGCAAATAA
- a CDS encoding 3'-5' exonuclease, translating to MKPKKQRLENSIEILARQNLGYHEFILKFSDIEEISSLIDVRDLDMWRTLGLDITRNESNEIELGTRFRDISEQEFCIVDIETTGGTTNGQIIEIGAIKMKNGTEIGRFESFVAAPMVPENITELTGIRASDLVGAPNLLNVLERFKIFLGTSVFIAHNVNFDYGFISHSLNEIGLGILLNRKLCTIDLSRRTIASQKYGLGSLKELLGINNTHHRALNDAIAAAEIFKVCLKRLPFSIQTTEDLISFSKNAPSVKLKPEPVLKALE from the coding sequence TTGAAACCAAAAAAACAGCGTTTAGAAAATAGCATTGAAATTTTAGCTAGGCAAAATTTAGGCTATCACGAGTTTATCTTGAAATTTAGTGATATCGAGGAAATTTCATCGCTCATTGACGTGCGCGACCTTGATATGTGGCGAACTCTCGGGCTTGACATCACTAGAAATGAAAGCAACGAGATCGAGCTTGGCACGAGATTTAGAGATATTAGCGAGCAGGAATTTTGCATAGTTGATATCGAAACGACTGGTGGCACGACAAATGGCCAGATCATAGAAATAGGCGCTATAAAAATGAAAAATGGCACCGAAATAGGGCGCTTTGAAAGCTTTGTAGCAGCTCCTATGGTACCTGAAAATATCACAGAGCTAACTGGCATAAGAGCGAGCGATCTAGTTGGTGCGCCAAATTTGCTAAACGTGCTGGAGCGGTTTAAAATTTTTCTTGGAACTAGCGTCTTTATCGCACACAACGTAAATTTTGACTACGGATTTATCTCGCATAGCCTAAATGAGATCGGCCTTGGCATACTGCTAAACAGAAAACTCTGCACCATCGATCTTAGCCGCCGCACCATCGCCTCGCAAAAATACGGCCTTGGCTCGCTAAAAGAACTCCTTGGCATCAACAATACCCACCACAGAGCCCTAAATGACGCAATAGCAGCGGCTGAAATCTTTAAAGTCTGCCTCAAGCGCCTACCTTTTAGCATCCAAACGACAGAGGATCTCATAAGCTTTAGCAAAAATGCCCCAAGCGTAAAGCTAAAACCAGAGCCAGTTTTAAAAGCTTTGGAGTAG
- a CDS encoding RNA degradosome polyphosphate kinase, producing MKNYKEKMMSENETLFINRELSWLRFNSRVLAQCEKDIPLLEKLKFIAIYMTNLDEFYMIRVAGLKQLFAAGVTTSSSDGMSPLDQLREIRKYLQDEQNLVEAHYKSTVDALSKEGLFIKNYDELDDSLKQKCDEYFFSNILPVIVPIAVDATHPFPHLNNLSFSLAVKLADIEHPEILKYGMIRISRVLPRFTQPSSNVFVPIETIVHRHAEEIFPGYKLISSAAFRVTRNADIVIEEEEADDFMMILEQGLKLRRKGAFVRMQIDKDADADILEFLNFHMKIFHKDIYFSSIPLTLSSLWEIAGSKNFSHLANPPYAPKTLPPFGNGVSIFDAIDKEDVLLVHPFESFDPVVSFIREASKDPKVISIRMTLYRVDKNSPIIQSLIDAASDGKQVTVMVELKARFDEENNLHWAKALEDAGAHVIYGITGFKVHAKVSQVIRQIGDKLKFYMHFGTGNYNGSSAKIYTDVSLFTSKEEFSQDTTSFFHILSGYNKNRRLNALSMSPFQIKERIIEKIRVEASKGSEGRIIAKMNALIDEDVINELSRASNAGVKIDLIVRGVCGLRPGVKGKSENIRVRSIIGKYLEHARILYFKHANPKIYISSADWMPRNLERRLELMTPIFEPRLQERLLEILELQLSDNDLAFELQNNGEYTKVARREGEKVISCHEVLENYISKIYKSVKKDTDKAKADMLASKLLKES from the coding sequence ATCAAAAATTATAAGGAGAAAATGATGAGCGAAAACGAAACTCTTTTTATCAACCGCGAATTAAGCTGGCTACGCTTCAACTCAAGGGTGCTCGCTCAGTGTGAAAAGGATATACCTTTACTTGAAAAGCTAAAATTTATAGCCATTTATATGACAAATCTTGATGAATTTTATATGATAAGAGTAGCTGGTCTAAAGCAGCTTTTTGCAGCTGGCGTGACGACAAGTAGCAGCGATGGCATGAGCCCGCTTGATCAGCTACGTGAGATCAGAAAGTATCTGCAAGATGAACAAAATTTAGTCGAAGCTCACTACAAAAGCACCGTGGATGCGCTTAGTAAAGAGGGTCTTTTTATCAAAAACTACGACGAGCTTGATGATAGCTTAAAGCAAAAATGCGACGAATACTTTTTCTCAAACATCCTGCCAGTTATCGTGCCTATCGCTGTTGATGCAACCCATCCATTTCCGCACCTAAATAATCTTAGCTTCTCACTTGCCGTTAAGCTTGCTGACATCGAGCATCCTGAAATTTTAAAATACGGCATGATAAGAATTTCAAGAGTATTGCCAAGATTTACCCAGCCAAGTAGCAACGTCTTCGTGCCGATTGAGACGATCGTGCACCGCCATGCAGAAGAAATTTTCCCAGGATATAAGCTCATTAGCTCAGCTGCTTTTAGAGTGACAAGAAACGCTGATATCGTCATCGAAGAAGAAGAAGCGGATGACTTTATGATGATACTTGAGCAAGGGCTAAAGCTTCGTAGAAAAGGGGCTTTTGTGCGTATGCAGATAGACAAAGACGCTGACGCTGATATCTTAGAGTTTTTAAATTTTCATATGAAAATTTTTCACAAAGATATCTACTTTTCAAGCATCCCGCTCACACTTAGCTCTCTTTGGGAGATAGCTGGGAGCAAAAATTTTAGCCACCTAGCAAACCCTCCCTACGCCCCAAAAACCCTGCCTCCATTTGGCAACGGCGTCTCGATCTTTGACGCCATAGACAAAGAGGATGTGCTGCTAGTTCATCCATTTGAGAGCTTTGATCCAGTCGTTAGCTTTATAAGAGAAGCGAGCAAAGATCCAAAGGTGATCTCTATACGCATGACGCTTTACAGAGTCGATAAAAACTCGCCGATCATTCAAAGCCTAATAGACGCTGCAAGCGACGGCAAACAAGTAACCGTGATGGTCGAGCTAAAAGCAAGGTTTGATGAAGAAAATAACCTCCACTGGGCAAAGGCACTTGAAGATGCTGGCGCACACGTGATATATGGCATCACAGGCTTTAAAGTCCATGCAAAAGTTAGCCAAGTGATCCGCCAGATCGGCGATAAACTCAAATTTTACATGCACTTTGGCACTGGCAACTACAACGGCAGCTCAGCAAAAATTTACACCGACGTTAGCCTATTTACTAGCAAAGAGGAATTTAGCCAAGACACGACCTCGTTTTTTCACATCCTATCAGGATATAACAAAAACCGCCGTCTAAACGCCCTTAGCATGTCGCCCTTTCAGATAAAAGAGCGCATCATCGAAAAGATAAGAGTGGAGGCCAGCAAAGGCAGCGAGGGCAGGATCATCGCTAAGATGAATGCGCTAATAGACGAAGACGTGATAAATGAGCTTAGTCGCGCCTCGAATGCAGGCGTGAAGATCGACTTAATCGTCCGTGGTGTGTGCGGACTAAGGCCTGGCGTAAAAGGCAAAAGCGAAAACATCAGGGTTCGCTCGATCATCGGTAAATACTTGGAGCATGCTAGAATTTTATATTTCAAACACGCCAATCCAAAAATTTACATCTCAAGCGCTGACTGGATGCCACGAAATTTAGAGCGCCGCTTGGAGCTCATGACGCCTATCTTTGAGCCAAGACTGCAAGAGAGACTGCTTGAAATTTTAGAGCTTCAGCTAAGTGATAATGACCTAGCATTTGAGCTACAAAATAACGGCGAATACACAAAAGTAGCTAGACGCGAGGGCGAAAAAGTGATCTCTTGCCACGAAGTTTTAGAAAACTACATCTCTAAAATTTATAAATCCGTCAAAAAAGACACCGACAAAGCAAAAGCTGACATGCTTGCAAGCAAGCTTTTAAAAGAGAGCTAA
- a CDS encoding M20/M25/M40 family metallo-hydrolase, producing MKDSEINEYLADLKELTDIESPTSSIDGVNEVAAWFKKRAEILGLKSRSIELGTDKVAPCLFISNDLETKSYDFLFIGHMDTVFPVGTKADVPFSKIDERINALGAIDDKGGSLLSLYVIKELDLSKLKIGLFLNSHEETGSNFAKDAIRELAKKSRYALVVEPAREDGSMVATRKGVISYVLNFRGVSAHAGNHPERGRSAVVEAANFIVELSKLTDFKAGHTFNSIMTKGGDAQNVVPDFASVTFEMRYRHASSVEFLHKKMDEILSHPIVSEVSCERILINEEGPMIDEVNLPNIKKVFDEAAKATGTKVTWVNAGGLSDGNISASAGCPTIDGLGPTGGNMHTKNEYLEINSVVKKCNLIVEAIKKLS from the coding sequence ATGAAAGATAGTGAAATAAATGAATATTTAGCCGATTTAAAGGAGCTAACCGACATCGAAAGCCCTACTTCAAGCATAGATGGCGTAAATGAAGTTGCAGCTTGGTTTAAAAAAAGAGCTGAAATTTTAGGCTTAAAAAGCAGGAGCATAGAGCTTGGCACTGACAAGGTCGCTCCTTGCCTTTTCATCTCAAACGACCTTGAGACAAAAAGCTACGACTTTTTATTCATCGGACACATGGACACCGTTTTTCCTGTGGGCACAAAGGCTGATGTGCCATTTAGCAAGATAGATGAGCGCATCAACGCACTTGGCGCGATCGACGATAAAGGCGGCAGCCTGCTCTCGCTTTACGTCATCAAAGAGCTTGATCTTAGCAAACTAAAGATCGGCCTCTTTTTAAACTCACATGAAGAGACTGGCTCAAATTTCGCCAAAGACGCCATAAGAGAGCTAGCCAAGAAGTCTCGCTACGCCCTAGTCGTCGAGCCTGCAAGAGAAGATGGCTCGATGGTGGCTACTAGAAAGGGCGTGATCTCTTATGTGCTAAATTTCCGTGGCGTTAGCGCGCACGCTGGCAACCACCCAGAGCGCGGCCGTTCGGCTGTCGTGGAGGCTGCAAATTTCATCGTTGAGCTTTCAAAACTCACTGATTTTAAGGCTGGTCATACATTTAATAGTATAATGACAAAAGGTGGCGACGCCCAAAACGTCGTGCCAGACTTTGCCAGTGTGACATTTGAGATGAGATATCGCCACGCTAGCTCGGTAGAGTTTTTGCATAAGAAGATGGATGAAATTTTATCTCATCCGATAGTGTCAGAAGTGAGCTGTGAGCGCATCCTTATAAACGAAGAAGGGCCGATGATAGACGAGGTAAATTTGCCAAATATCAAAAAAGTCTTTGACGAGGCTGCGAAGGCCACTGGCACAAAGGTCACTTGGGTCAATGCTGGCGGACTAAGTGATGGCAATATCAGCGCATCGGCAGGATGTCCTACGATAGACGGCCTTGGTCCAACTGGTGGCAACATGCACACGAAAAACGAATATCTAGAGATAAACTCAGTCGTTAAAAAGTGCAACCTCATAGTTGAAGCGATCAAAAAACTTTCGTAG
- a CDS encoding YjiG family protein has product MTENKLITDVFVEGARKGWDIAVKNTIPNVLMAFVIIHILKVSGALSVIGKFLGFIMLPLGLPGESIAVFMAAFLSWGGSAGVLVALVGDGTLNANDIAVLLPGMALVGSTVQYMGRVLGVLEVPGRHYLVLFGICILNAYLAMFVMSLLV; this is encoded by the coding sequence ATGACTGAAAATAAACTAATAACCGACGTATTTGTAGAGGGCGCTAGAAAAGGCTGGGACATCGCCGTAAAAAACACCATCCCAAACGTGCTTATGGCATTTGTCATCATCCACATCCTAAAAGTATCTGGCGCGCTTAGCGTGATAGGCAAATTTCTAGGATTTATCATGCTTCCACTTGGTCTTCCAGGTGAGTCCATAGCCGTTTTCATGGCTGCATTTTTGAGCTGGGGCGGCTCAGCAGGCGTGCTAGTAGCGCTTGTGGGAGATGGTACGCTAAATGCAAACGATATCGCTGTCTTGCTTCCTGGAATGGCGCTAGTTGGCTCGACTGTGCAGTACATGGGACGAGTTTTAGGCGTGCTTGAAGTACCAGGTAGACACTATCTCGTGCTTTTTGGAATTTGCATCCTAAATGCCTATTTAGCGATGTTTGTGATGAGCTTGCTCGTATAA
- a CDS encoding peptidoglycan DD-metalloendopeptidase family protein produces MPRIFVIFAILCINLYAIKPTIDELSWPNGSSFLNFLETNKIPLSLYYNLASEDQELTEEIIAGTKYQIYKDDNGEVKQALIPVSDELQIHIYRDDKGKFQLEFIPILYQSEDKVLALKVDKSVSEDIFDYTGSGTLALGFKEVFSGSGIDFKKINKGDTIAIVYNQKLRMGRSFGTPEIYAAMIETKNKRYVMYKFEDKFYDKNGKKNDKFLLVRPLANARITSNFTLKRWHPILQRYRAHLGVDYGAPKGTPIKAAGDGTVKFVGQKSGYGRTVIISHAGGYETLYAHLNGFAKGIRSGLKVKQGTLIAYVGTSGMSTGPHLHFGLYLGGKPINPESAIKVVKNIEDKKESAKFKAVINRNDELIRQALSNDKEYHKVEFFPNVIDF; encoded by the coding sequence ATGCCTCGTATATTTGTGATTTTTGCAATATTATGTATAAATTTATATGCCATAAAACCAACTATCGATGAGCTTAGTTGGCCAAATGGCAGCAGCTTTTTAAATTTCCTTGAAACAAATAAAATTCCACTTTCACTTTACTACAACCTAGCAAGCGAAGATCAAGAGCTAACAGAAGAGATCATCGCTGGCACAAAATATCAAATTTACAAAGACGATAACGGCGAGGTTAAACAAGCTCTCATCCCCGTTAGTGACGAGCTTCAGATACATATTTATAGAGATGACAAGGGTAAATTTCAGCTTGAGTTTATCCCGATCTTATACCAAAGCGAAGATAAAGTTTTAGCCCTAAAAGTCGATAAATCAGTCTCTGAAGATATCTTTGACTACACCGGCTCTGGCACGCTAGCACTTGGTTTTAAAGAGGTTTTTAGCGGCAGCGGGATCGATTTTAAAAAGATAAACAAAGGCGATACGATCGCTATTGTCTATAACCAAAAACTACGCATGGGACGCTCTTTTGGCACACCTGAAATTTACGCAGCGATGATAGAGACTAAAAACAAACGCTACGTGATGTATAAATTTGAAGATAAATTTTATGATAAAAACGGCAAGAAAAATGACAAATTTTTGCTCGTTCGCCCTCTTGCAAACGCTAGGATCACATCAAATTTCACCCTAAAAAGATGGCATCCGATCCTTCAAAGATATAGAGCGCACCTTGGAGTTGATTACGGTGCTCCAAAAGGCACACCGATCAAGGCTGCAGGCGATGGCACTGTCAAATTTGTCGGTCAAAAGAGCGGTTATGGCAGAACCGTCATCATCTCTCACGCTGGCGGCTACGAGACACTTTACGCGCACCTAAACGGCTTTGCAAAGGGCATAAGAAGCGGTCTTAAAGTAAAACAAGGCACGCTAATAGCATACGTTGGCACAAGCGGCATGAGCACTGGCCCACATTTGCACTTTGGCCTCTATCTAGGCGGCAAGCCGATCAATCCAGAAAGCGCCATCAAGGTCGTAAAAAATATAGAGGACAAAAAAGAGTCGGCTAAATTTAAAGCAGTCATAAATAGAAATGATGAGCTGATAAGACAAGCTCTAAGCAATGACAAAGAGTATCACAAGGTGGAATTTTTCCCTAACGTAATAGATTTTTAA
- a CDS encoding NUDIX domain-containing protein, translating to MDTTITNLEILPLGESKYLKPFKMKFKQNGLQRDWDCVKVMNSVSIFLYHEQKDAFLFVKQFRPAVWYSQEKEGIKTSEQGFTYELCAGLMDKGLSEEQTAREEAVEEVGYELKEMERITMTYGAFGFGGNMQTMFYAKIDESMKVNAGGGVDGEDIELVFIKREDMMKFAFDESKVKGFGLIFAYLWWEKFKG from the coding sequence ATGGATACTACTATAACAAATTTAGAAATTTTACCTCTTGGTGAGTCAAAATACCTAAAACCATTTAAGATGAAATTTAAACAAAATGGCCTGCAAAGGGACTGGGACTGCGTCAAGGTGATGAATAGCGTTAGTATATTTTTATATCACGAGCAAAAAGATGCATTTTTGTTTGTCAAGCAGTTTCGCCCAGCCGTTTGGTACTCGCAAGAAAAAGAAGGCATCAAAACAAGCGAGCAAGGCTTTACTTATGAGCTTTGCGCAGGGCTTATGGATAAGGGGCTAAGCGAAGAGCAGACCGCTAGAGAAGAGGCAGTCGAAGAGGTCGGATACGAGCTAAAAGAGATGGAGCGCATAACGATGACGTATGGCGCTTTTGGCTTTGGTGGCAACATGCAAACGATGTTTTACGCAAAGATCGATGAGAGCATGAAGGTAAATGCAGGCGGCGGTGTCGATGGCGAGGATATCGAGCTAGTTTTTATAAAACGAGAAGATATGATGAAATTTGCCTTTGACGAGAGCAAGGTCAAGGGCTTTGGGCTCATCTTTGCCTACTTGTGGTGGGAGAAATTTAAAGGTTAA
- a CDS encoding nucleoside recognition domain-containing protein translates to MKESSDTKKLVIGTITLAIAIVFFGGFLQNTYGGIFDFSKLAGQFPEWFKTGSGTSAKGGFLFALSLAPAVMLALGFVAIFEKYHALYAASRLLTPVLKPLIGIPGCCSISLIASTQSTDAGSSTAKFLRQDGLISHKELLIFAAFQFSAGAMITNFLSSFAPVLLVTDKAGNTAPATIAMVLGIVFVFKILGANLMRLYVKKFVKDDEE, encoded by the coding sequence ATGAAAGAGAGTAGTGATACTAAAAAACTCGTCATCGGTACGATCACACTTGCAATTGCGATCGTTTTCTTTGGAGGTTTTTTACAAAACACCTATGGTGGTATCTTTGACTTTAGCAAACTTGCTGGTCAATTTCCAGAATGGTTTAAAACAGGAAGTGGCACTAGCGCAAAAGGTGGCTTTTTATTTGCCCTTAGTCTTGCCCCTGCTGTTATGCTCGCACTTGGCTTTGTTGCTATTTTTGAGAAATACCATGCACTTTACGCAGCTTCAAGACTGCTAACACCTGTTTTAAAGCCACTTATTGGCATACCAGGATGTTGCTCTATCTCTTTGATAGCAAGCACACAAAGTACCGACGCAGGCAGCTCAACGGCTAAATTTTTGCGTCAAGATGGCCTCATATCGCACAAAGAGCTTCTCATCTTTGCAGCGTTTCAGTTTAGTGCTGGTGCGATGATCACAAATTTCTTATCTTCATTTGCACCTGTTTTACTAGTTACCGACAAAGCTGGTAACACAGCCCCTGCTACTATAGCCATGGTGCTTGGCATAGTCTTTGTCTTTAAAATTTTGGGCGCAAATTTGATGAGACTTTATGTCAAAAAATTTGTCAAAGATGATGAGGAGTAA